A region from the Plasmodium berghei ANKA genome assembly, chromosome: 9 genome encodes:
- a CDS encoding XTBD domain-containing protein, putative has translation MKAENETNTPNENITEDEQAILVEANTRREWESHGQWLKRKYFLLKMLNYHKKNNIKLNVDKFSKMGHMYYNMKYLSCTYSDQIEQEIKIYEAEEFVE, from the coding sequence atGAAGGCAGAAAACGAAACAAATACACCTAACGAAAATATTACTGAGGATGAGCAGGCAATACTTGTTGAGGCCAACACAAGACGAGAATGGGAATCACATGGGCAATGgttaaaaagaaaatattttcttttaaaaatgttaaattatcataaaaaaaataatattaaattaaatgttgataaattttctaaaatgGGTCATATGTATTATAACATGAAATATCTTAGTTGTACATATAGTGATCAAATAGAacaagaaataaaaatttatgaagCAGAAGAATTTGTGGAATAG
- a CDS encoding threonine--tRNA ligase, putative, producing MKIIIMPICICISNIFFYNLNNLLLVKSIKKNKNIYSNTLRRKNINLYLSQNIHSYSYIRKTTFPILYKNKKTYTNKYHTSSSLKLEKTQNQINPSNQEKGNIFSVKNNKMSTLNFDDNNLEIQKKHFVIQENPDFIKYRLDKFNELKEKKKKILEKIIENDPNYYKEINIELLDGSIKIGQKNVTTPYQIASQISKKLSENSIVAKVIYLDNINLNLCDIENDHFEEKDNDKSQAGILWDMNVPLIGNCKIKFLGIETIEGKKVFWHSSAHILGSSLEKLYGGYLTIGPALSEGFYYDIYLGNNSILSENYNKIENEYNKLVKENVEFEKMVCTKEEVLELFKYNPFKIELIKSKIRNDNEKTSVYKCGDFIDLCLGPHIKNTGKVKAFKVLKNSSAYWLGNKNNDSLQRVYGISFQKKTELTDYIKFIEEAKKRDHRNVGKNLNLFFFEKETSPGSGFWFAHGAKIYNKLIEFMRKEYRIRKYEEVITPNIFSCDLWKTSGHYQNYKNCMFIFNIENKEWGMKPMNCPGHCLIFKQLNASYKSLPIRLADFGVLHRNEITGSLSGLTRVRRFQQDDAHIFCSLDHIKTEVVNVLQFIFFVYNLFGFKYDLYLSTRPPKYIGDIDTWNFAEKSLKEALELANVEWKLNEGDGAFYGPKIDIVLKDSLNRSHQCGTVQLDFQLPIRFNLQYKNKEYGVGQETDSNLVNDSNIDPIEKKEDSTLENIDNNEDAINSQSTAILKKGFDRPIIIHRAILGSVERFVAILVEHTSGKFPFWLSPRQAIVLPISDKFNEYAKYIHNVLTNNLFDVDVDISVNTLNKKIREAQLKQYNFILVVGEKEISTNTVTVRDRDNPNDQKVYTIQELVNTFKKMLDINSIKLNEITPFIQQ from the coding sequence ATGaagataataattatgCCCATTTGCATTTGTATTtcgaatatatttttttataacttaAATAATTTGCTGTTGGTAaaatctataaaaaaaaataaaaatatatattcaaatactttaagaagaaaaaatataaatttatatttgtcacaaaatatacactcatatagttatataagaaaaacaaCTTTTCctattttgtataaaaacaaaaaaacatatacaAACAAGTATCACACTTCTTCGAGTTtaaaattggaaaaaacACAAAACCAAATCAATCCAAGCAACCAAGAAAAaggtaatattttttctgtaaaaaataacaaaatgaGCACATTAAATTTTGATGACAATAATTTggaaatacaaaaaaaacattttgtGATTCAAGAAAATCCtgattttattaaatataggttagataaatttaatgaattaaaagaaaaaaaaaaaaaaatattagaaaagattatagaaaatgatccaaattattataaagaaataaatatagaattaCTAGATGGATCGATTAAAATTGgtcaaaaaaatgtaacaACACCATATCAAATTGCATCAcaaatttcaaaaaaattatcagaAAATTCTATAGTTGCTAAAGTTATTTATTTGGATAATATTAACTTAAATCTTTGTGATATTGAAAATGATCATTTTgaagaaaaagataatGATAAATCACAAGCAGGTATCTTGTGGGATATGAATGTTCCACTAATAGgaaattgtaaaattaaatttctTGGAATTGAAACAATTGAAGGGAAAAAAGTATTTTGGCATTCTTCAGCACATATATTAGGTAGTAgtttagaaaaattatatggaGGTTATTTAACAATTGGACCAGCTTTAAGTGAGGGGttttattatgatatatatttagggaataattcaattttaagtgaaaattataataaaattgaaaatgaatataataaactagttaaagaaaatgttgaatttgaaaaaatggTATGTACCAAAGAGGAAGTAttagaattatttaaatataatccTTTTAAAATCGAATTAATTAAATCTAAAATTCGCaatgataatgaaaaaacatCTGTTTATAAGTGTGGAGATTTTATCGATTTATGTTTAGGACCTCACATAAAAAACACTGGAAAAGTTAAAGCATTtaaagttttaaaaaattcatcAGCTTATTGGttaggaaataaaaataatgatagtTTACAAAGGGTATATGGTATTtcatttcaaaaaaaaacagaattaactgattatataaaattcattGAAGAAGCTAAAAAGAGAGATCATAGAAATGTtggaaaaaatttaaatttatttttttttgaaaaagaaaCATCGCCAGGTTCAGGGTTCTGGTTTGCACATGGTgctaaaatatataacaaattaatTGAATTTATGAGAAAAGAATATAGAataagaaaatatgaaGAAGTAATAACtccaaatatatttagttGTGATTTATGGAAAACATCAGGGcattatcaaaattataaaaattgtatgtttatttttaatattgaaaataaggAATGGGGAATGAAACCAATGAACTGCCCAGGGCATTGtcttatttttaaacaattAAATGCATCTTATAAATCTTTACCAATTAGATTAGCTGATTTTGGAGTTTTACATCGAAATGAAATAACTGGGTCGTTGAGTGGCTTAACTAGGGTTCGAAGATTTCAACAAGATGATGCTCATATCTTTTGCTCTCTTGATCATATAAAAACTGAAGTAGTAAATGTTTtgcaatttattttttttgtttataatttatttggttttaaatatgatttatatttatcaacTCGGCCTCCTAAATATATCGGAGATATTGATACATGGAATTTTGCTGAAAAATCATTAAAAGAAGCATTAGAATTAGCAAATGTAGAATGGAAATTAAATGAAGGTGATGGTGCTTTTTATGGACCCAAAATAGATATTGTTCTTAAAGATAGTTTAAATAGAAGTCATCAATGTGGAACAGTTCAATTAGACTTTCAATTACCAATAAGATTTAACttacaatataaaaataaggaaTATGGAGTAGGTCAAGAAACTGATTCTAATTTAGTTAATGATTCTAATATAGATccaattgaaaaaaaagaagattCTACATTGGAAAACattgataataatgaagatGCAATAAATAGCCAATCAACTGCGATATTGAAAAAGGGTTTTGATCGACCAATAATTATACATCGAGCTATCCTTGGATCAGTTGAAAGGTTTGTAGCAATATTAGTAGAACATACATCTGGAAAATTTCCATTTTGGTTAAGTCCAAGACAAGCTATAGTTTTACCAATAAGTGATAAGTTCAATGAGtatgcaaaatatatacataatgttttaacaaataatttatttgatgtTGATGTTGATATTTCAGTTAATAcattaaacaaaaaaataagagaAGCACAActaaaacaatataattttattttagttGTTGgtgaaaaagaaatttcTACAAATACAGTTACAGTTAGAGATCGTGATAATCCAAATGATCAAAAAGTTTATACTATACAAGAATTGGTAAATACCTTTAAGAAAATGCTTGATATTAATTCGATTAAACTTAATGAAATAACTCCATTTATTCAACAATAA
- a CDS encoding kelch domain-containing protein, putative: MDMLSTAPDEMNHDEIRNETLQDGLKQNEFKNEGMRNEINIKKDVSDLEKENNITPSVIEQVKNDLKLNFVENTKNAGPINGGNHENNKNTQNRENLNEQTKNARIALNTDTNNQNTISSKGFLSPPAFHITEIMHNEKCLKKTKGHITVEINGDICVYGGMEQNVCIDNFVRYVPGINLFEKMRLNSEDIQYRAFHSGNVITEDDKKYIVVFGGINVQNCITDETYKFDFQARKWEHVQNEYKPPPRYKHASFSFDDVLYIHGGLDVENQLLSDLWCLSKNSWTQTKQIGTKPEPRYGHSLMLAPYEKVKIVFLFGGNKQGFNSALSDIWVFNINSNSWNELREFSGSKPCARWGHSAALIDNEWMIIYGGFTNGWIENYALSDMYAMNIYNFSWYEIDISSSKVFNRGYFGSLCLLPYKKSLHVFGGTNGSNECADVFSMSPLATYASYKALTGRIEQLHTKLKHIDENGNENGNANVSLAEFELKFSELKNEVNNINNMMRAFESKFAALEKLNEQCGKLLSKNINSEDLEKLEKRIIKLESSNALMKHDSI, from the exons atggaCATGTTAAGCACAGCACCAGACGAAATGAACCATGATGAAATAAGAAACGAGACTTTGCAAGATGGATTAAAACAAAacgaatttaaaaatgaaggCATGCgcaatgaaataaatataaagaaggATGTATCCGATTTGGAAAAGGAAAACAACATTACCCCATCGGTAATTGAGCAAGTTAAAAAcgatttaaaattaaattttgttgaaaatacaaaaaatgcaGGACCAATAAATGGTGGGAATCatgaaaacaataaaaacaCGCAAAATCgtgaaaatttaaatgagCAAACGAAAAATGCAAGAATAGCATTAAACACTGATAcaaataatcaaaatacAATTTCATCAAAAGGATTTTTATCTCCCCCTGCTTTTCATATAACTGAAATTATgcataatgaaaaatgtttaaaaaaaacaaaaggaCATATAACAGTAGAAATAAACGGagatatatgtgtatatggTGGTATGGAACAAAATGTCTGTATTGACAATTTTGTTAGATATGTACCCggaattaatttatttgaaaaaatgcGATTAAATTCAGAAGATATACAATATAGAGCTTTTCATTCGGGTAATGTTATAACTGAAGATgataagaaatatattgttgTATTTGGTGGGATAAATGTTCAAAATTGTATTACTGATgaaacatataaatttgatttTCAAGCAAGAAAATGGGAGCATGttcaaaatgaatataagcCACCTCCAAGATATAAACATGCTTCTTTTAGTTTTGAtgatgtattatatattcatggTGGTTTAGACGTAGAAAACCAGTTGTTATCAGATTTATGGTGTCtttcaaaaaattcatGGACTCAAACTAAACAAATTGGCACCAAACCAGAACCGAGATATGGTCATAGTTTAATGCTCGCTCCATAtgaaaaagtaaaaattgttttctTATTTGGTGGAAACAAACAAGGCTTCAATAGTGCTTTATCCGACATTTGGGtgtttaatattaatagtaATTCATGGAATGAGTTGCGCGAATTTTCTGGTTCAAAACCTTGCGCACGATGGGG tCATTCCGCAGCTTTGATTGACAACGAATGGATGATAATATATGGTGGTTTCACAAATGGCTGGATCGAAAATTATGCCTTATCag ATATGTATGCaatgaatatatacaatttttcaTGGTATGAAATTGATATAAGCTCTTCAAAAGTATTTAATCGAGGATATTTTGGATCACTTTGTTTGCTACCCTATAAAAAATCTTTACACGTTTTTGGGGGAACAAATGGTTCAAATGAATGTGCGGATGTCTTCAGTATGTCACCTCTTGCCACATATGCTTCATATAAAGCATTAACTGGTAGAATTGAGCAATTACACACTAAGCTTAAACACATTGATGAAAATGGCAATGAAAATGGTAATGCAAATGTTAGTTTAGCAGAATTcgaattaaaattttccgaactaaaaaatgaagttaataatataaacaatatgATGAGGGCCTTTGAATCGAAATTTGCAG CTcttgaaaaattaaatgagcAGTGTGGAAAGCTTCTTTCAAAAAACATCAATTCGGAAGATTTGgaaaaattagaaaaacGTATAATCAAATTGGAATCTTCTAACGCCCTAATGAAACATGATAGTATATAA